A region of Chitinophaga horti DNA encodes the following proteins:
- a CDS encoding TonB-dependent receptor translates to MYRISTRELGIPVPIRPHFAKFFLMMRLITFIMLATLMQVSARSIAQKVSLNANNASLKAVLKDIGKQCGYNFVITESSLRESRPVNIQVTNVDLADALDRIFSTQVLTYSINKTTIVVKEKEFSLPLGFPIVTPAVIDEVRGRVTDDNSTPLPGVSVKIKGTAIGTQTNDRGEFSIHADRGVTLVLSYIGFESKEVIVAGNNLNITLVSKQSAIDMVVVNGYTSQRRSDVTAAISTVSGKDILRAPVTNVNNALAGLVPGLVVQQTSGRPGINSAALYIRGQVSSNATALIIVDGVERTTFGDIDPNEIESINILKDASSTALYGLKGANGVFVITTKKGKEGPARVTFTNNIAIVSPTRRPDILGAYESAMLLTEGQINVGEPRTFTDEDLQIFKDGTGEKLLYPDVNWYEELVKDQWSQNQQNLTISGGTQSIKYFTSFGHQFENGHFKEFKTPLDYSTTPSYQRYNFRARVSMDVTKTTNFEVNLAGRNEHRYSPAGFTEHNDPAGAVSNGIEGVVGRALKMPSWGSPFFKEYINSDDPAIIGLDGTYNHIVNYNLTGVNSVNPYALLTYGGYAFTDNNVAESVFTLNQKLDFLTKGLSVKAQFGYDATQMSGKLQRGSIGYYNLDRSTKQLSLLAGSYNDFFGAPAYTRSGFTKTNLQVFINYTRTFDKHNVSANLIGQRELQGATSAAAPFANQGVISQLTYNYANRYFMTASATYNGSENYASGYRYGFFPSASLGYNLANEHFMKRYDWINMLKVRGSVGRVGIPSPGTGRFYYQNRFGAGSNVPFGNPNSNFSAPTYIQTQYGNPFVTFEVSLKKNLGLDVSLFRDRLNIQADIFDDTRSNILTTRSGTSFATYGATVPSTNYARNYNRGYELSVTYRSEVKDFVYSVTGNLSYAHNERQIMDEAPGLAANLKATGTSLGTYFGYHVLGFYADQGDIDKSPVNKVTAYPSIPGDFKYQDINGDGIINNQDVMPIGHPNIPEYNASMNFQFGYKGFQLSLLFNGVTNVSSNVIFQSNSLAQYYAPMLGRWTPDNPNPTWPATRPGLNANPNESLNDFILQDASYIKLRNVQLTYSLPRRWISRLRLQNLTLVASGQNLITWTKFYGLDPENTMSGNAYAPATTTIPTTKVINFGLNVSL, encoded by the coding sequence ATGTATAGAATTTCTACCAGGGAACTCGGCATACCCGTGCCGATACGTCCGCATTTTGCAAAATTCTTCCTGATGATGCGTCTTATTACTTTCATCATGCTAGCCACGCTCATGCAGGTCAGTGCCAGAAGCATTGCTCAAAAGGTGAGCCTGAATGCCAACAACGCCTCTCTAAAGGCGGTGCTGAAAGACATTGGAAAGCAGTGTGGCTACAACTTTGTGATTACCGAATCAAGCTTAAGGGAGTCCAGGCCCGTGAATATACAGGTAACCAACGTCGATCTGGCGGATGCATTAGACCGGATATTCAGCACACAGGTGTTAACCTATAGCATCAACAAAACCACTATCGTGGTGAAAGAGAAGGAATTCTCTTTACCCCTCGGCTTCCCCATTGTAACGCCGGCTGTGATCGATGAAGTACGCGGACGCGTAACCGACGACAACAGCACCCCACTTCCCGGCGTAAGCGTGAAGATAAAGGGCACCGCTATCGGCACGCAAACCAACGACCGCGGTGAGTTTTCCATCCATGCAGACCGTGGTGTAACGCTTGTGCTCTCCTACATCGGCTTCGAATCAAAGGAAGTCATCGTGGCCGGCAACAACTTAAATATCACGCTCGTTTCCAAACAAAGCGCCATCGATATGGTGGTCGTGAACGGTTATACCTCGCAGCGACGTTCGGACGTAACGGCGGCCATCAGCACCGTGTCTGGCAAAGACATCCTCCGGGCCCCCGTAACGAATGTGAACAACGCACTGGCAGGCCTCGTACCCGGACTGGTCGTGCAACAGACTTCGGGCCGGCCGGGTATTAACTCGGCAGCGCTGTACATCCGTGGACAGGTATCGTCCAATGCCACGGCGCTGATCATAGTTGATGGCGTGGAACGTACCACCTTTGGCGACATCGATCCGAATGAGATCGAGAGTATTAATATCCTGAAGGATGCGTCTTCTACCGCGTTATACGGCCTGAAAGGTGCAAACGGGGTATTCGTGATCACGACAAAAAAAGGCAAGGAAGGCCCGGCCCGGGTAACGTTTACTAATAATATTGCGATCGTAAGCCCAACCAGGCGGCCCGACATTCTCGGTGCCTATGAAAGCGCGATGCTGCTCACCGAAGGACAAATCAACGTCGGTGAGCCGCGTACGTTTACCGACGAAGATTTACAGATCTTTAAAGATGGAACGGGTGAAAAACTGTTGTACCCGGATGTAAACTGGTATGAAGAACTGGTAAAAGACCAATGGTCGCAGAACCAGCAAAACCTCACCATTTCGGGCGGTACGCAATCAATTAAATACTTTACTTCTTTTGGTCACCAGTTTGAAAATGGTCACTTTAAAGAGTTTAAAACGCCGCTGGATTACTCCACCACGCCCAGCTACCAACGTTACAACTTTAGGGCAAGGGTGAGTATGGATGTAACGAAAACGACCAACTTCGAGGTGAACCTGGCTGGCCGCAACGAGCATCGCTATTCCCCCGCCGGTTTCACGGAACATAACGACCCGGCTGGCGCAGTGAGCAACGGCATTGAGGGCGTTGTCGGACGGGCGCTGAAAATGCCATCCTGGGGCTCGCCGTTCTTTAAAGAATACATCAATTCCGACGACCCGGCCATTATCGGCCTGGACGGTACCTATAACCACATTGTGAACTACAACCTTACAGGTGTGAACTCCGTGAACCCGTACGCATTGCTTACCTATGGCGGCTATGCGTTCACCGATAACAATGTGGCAGAATCTGTTTTCACCCTGAACCAGAAGCTGGACTTCCTTACCAAAGGCTTGTCCGTAAAAGCGCAATTCGGGTACGACGCCACTCAGATGTCGGGCAAGCTGCAACGTGGCAGCATCGGGTATTATAACCTGGACAGATCCACCAAACAACTTTCATTGCTGGCTGGGTCGTACAACGACTTTTTCGGTGCACCGGCCTATACGAGAAGTGGTTTTACGAAGACCAACCTGCAGGTGTTTATCAACTACACCCGCACGTTCGATAAGCACAACGTAAGCGCTAACCTGATCGGTCAACGGGAACTGCAGGGCGCCACCTCCGCGGCGGCACCATTTGCTAACCAGGGCGTCATTTCACAGCTGACATACAACTACGCAAACCGCTACTTCATGACGGCCAGCGCCACCTACAACGGCTCTGAAAACTACGCCAGCGGCTATCGTTACGGCTTCTTCCCTTCTGCATCTTTAGGATACAACCTGGCCAACGAACACTTTATGAAGCGATACGACTGGATCAACATGCTGAAAGTGCGTGGCTCCGTTGGCCGGGTGGGTATTCCGAGCCCGGGTACGGGGCGCTTTTACTACCAGAACAGGTTTGGTGCCGGTTCGAACGTACCTTTCGGCAACCCGAACAGTAACTTCAGCGCGCCTACTTATATCCAGACGCAATACGGCAATCCGTTCGTAACATTTGAAGTATCGCTGAAAAAGAACCTTGGGCTGGATGTATCCCTGTTCCGTGACCGCCTGAACATCCAGGCCGACATCTTTGACGATACGCGCTCTAACATTCTCACTACCCGTTCGGGTACCAGCTTTGCGACATACGGCGCTACGGTTCCGAGCACGAACTATGCACGTAACTACAACCGTGGTTACGAGTTGTCTGTCACCTACCGTAGCGAAGTGAAAGACTTTGTGTACTCCGTGACGGGCAACCTGAGCTACGCACATAACGAGCGGCAGATTATGGACGAGGCGCCCGGACTTGCCGCAAACCTGAAAGCTACCGGCACATCGCTTGGTACTTACTTCGGCTATCATGTGCTGGGCTTTTATGCCGACCAGGGCGATATCGATAAAAGCCCGGTGAACAAGGTAACAGCTTATCCGTCCATCCCCGGTGACTTTAAGTACCAGGATATCAATGGTGACGGGATTATTAATAACCAGGACGTAATGCCGATTGGTCACCCAAACATCCCGGAATACAATGCCAGCATGAACTTCCAATTCGGTTACAAAGGCTTTCAACTGTCGCTGTTGTTCAATGGCGTAACGAATGTAAGCTCGAACGTGATCTTCCAGAGTAATTCGCTGGCGCAATATTATGCGCCCATGTTAGGCAGGTGGACGCCCGACAATCCCAATCCTACCTGGCCCGCTACACGCCCCGGTTTGAACGCGAACCCGAACGAAAGCCTGAACGATTTCATCTTACAGGACGCATCTTACATTAAACTGCGAAATGTGCAACTCACCTATTCTTTACCAAGAAGATGGATATCGAGACTGCGCCTGCAAAACCTCACATTAGTGGCCAGCGGTCAGAACCTGATTACCTGGACTAAATTCTACGGCCTTGATCCGGAGAATACCATGTCGGGTAATGCATATGCGCCCGCCACTACTACGATACCGACCACCAAGGTGATCAACTTCGGCCTGAACGTTTCCTTATAA
- a CDS encoding FecR family protein: MNKDRLRYLFQQYQRRSQSSVEREEWLSALSDHGLETMLHEVMGEEWGKDVAPEDAITPAAAADTYEHIVQQPQPAKVRRLWPRIAVAASILLCCTAGAYLWRENSKPILTGPAVAQDVAPGTSRATLTLANGQKIVLSDDLDGEIAKQAGVQINKSKNGVLVYTVAENSDQPANALNTLSTAKGETYKIILPDKTEVWLNAASSLTYPARFTGPDRQVTLTGEGYFAVAKDKQHPFKVNTDQQQVTVVGTEFNVNAYANEQATRTTLLEGSVKVNAGPSDILIKPGQQSTLRNGSFRVQEVDLDQAVAWKDNEFVFDGDDIRYIMRMVERWYNVEVIYQGAISREKFYGGISRYENVSEVLKSLESTQKIKFRIEGKVIYVSTNL, from the coding sequence ATGAACAAAGACAGACTTCGCTACCTTTTTCAACAATACCAGCGCCGTTCGCAGAGCTCTGTGGAGCGTGAAGAATGGCTTTCTGCCCTGTCGGACCACGGTTTGGAGACGATGCTGCATGAGGTGATGGGAGAAGAATGGGGTAAAGACGTTGCGCCGGAAGATGCGATCACTCCCGCAGCCGCCGCCGACACGTATGAACATATTGTACAACAACCGCAACCGGCCAAAGTGCGGAGGTTATGGCCACGGATAGCCGTAGCGGCCTCGATCCTTCTTTGCTGCACAGCTGGTGCCTATCTGTGGCGCGAGAACAGTAAGCCGATTTTAACCGGGCCTGCAGTTGCACAGGACGTAGCCCCAGGCACCAGCCGCGCCACACTCACCCTGGCAAACGGACAAAAAATTGTACTCTCCGACGACCTGGACGGCGAGATCGCCAAACAGGCCGGGGTGCAGATCAACAAGTCAAAAAATGGGGTGCTGGTTTACACGGTGGCCGAAAACAGCGACCAACCCGCTAATGCACTTAATACATTATCCACCGCCAAGGGCGAAACGTATAAGATCATCCTGCCCGACAAAACCGAGGTATGGCTCAATGCCGCATCTTCACTTACCTACCCCGCGCGCTTTACTGGTCCGGACAGACAGGTAACGCTTACCGGTGAAGGCTATTTCGCGGTGGCAAAGGACAAGCAACATCCCTTTAAAGTAAATACAGATCAGCAGCAGGTAACCGTGGTAGGCACCGAGTTCAACGTGAATGCCTACGCCAATGAACAGGCCACCCGCACGACCTTGCTGGAAGGTAGCGTGAAAGTTAATGCCGGCCCGTCGGATATCCTTATTAAACCCGGACAGCAATCGACGCTGCGCAATGGCAGCTTCCGCGTACAGGAAGTAGACCTGGACCAGGCCGTCGCCTGGAAGGACAACGAATTCGTATTCGACGGCGACGACATCCGGTACATTATGCGCATGGTTGAACGATGGTACAATGTGGAGGTGATCTACCAGGGCGCTATTTCCAGAGAGAAGTTTTACGGAGGCATATCCCGCTACGAAAACGTTTCAGAAGTATTGAAGTCACTCGAATCCACACAAAAAATCAAGTTCAGGATAGAAGGAAAGGTAATATATGTATCCACTAACCTGTAA
- a CDS encoding FecR family protein — protein sequence MTGNRLEDLYTAYMDNYELTAAERQELWRLLTDPANEDAVKALMDGRFGEDVPGILQSQAAADAMFSDITAMPQERTGKVRRLHTARWWAAAAIIAAVGTAGYFFLQPSSRTTVAIVTKAPANDALPGKEGAILTLANGQQVVLDSLGNVQLAAQNGTQVSVQNGQLVYDAATSEGGAAQYNTITTPKGRQYSVLLPDGSRAWLNAASSLRYPVAFNSNERRVEVSGEVYFEIREQAQQPVFVQVTGGPEIRVLGTNFNVNAYADEAAVHTTLLSGKVQVASVVLRPGQQASLQRSTGRVNLAEADQEQVMAWKNGNFHFDGADIRTIMRQLARWYDVEVNYKRVPEKKFSGTIPRNVNVSQVFEILELTGNVHFKIEGNKITVDQ from the coding sequence ATGACCGGTAACCGACTGGAAGATTTATATACGGCTTATATGGACAACTATGAGCTGACTGCTGCCGAAAGGCAGGAGCTGTGGCGGTTGTTGACTGATCCTGCCAACGAGGACGCCGTAAAAGCGTTGATGGACGGTCGTTTTGGCGAGGATGTACCGGGTATATTACAAAGCCAGGCCGCTGCGGATGCGATGTTCAGCGACATTACCGCCATGCCGCAGGAGCGTACCGGCAAAGTGCGTCGCCTGCATACTGCCCGTTGGTGGGCAGCTGCGGCCATCATAGCGGCTGTCGGCACGGCAGGCTACTTCTTCCTGCAACCATCGTCGCGCACTACGGTGGCGATCGTTACGAAAGCGCCCGCCAACGACGCGTTGCCGGGCAAAGAAGGAGCTATTCTCACCCTGGCGAATGGTCAGCAGGTAGTATTGGATAGTTTGGGCAACGTACAACTGGCCGCTCAAAACGGTACACAGGTGAGCGTGCAGAACGGGCAACTTGTTTACGATGCTGCCACCTCCGAAGGAGGAGCGGCTCAATATAATACGATCACTACACCCAAGGGCCGCCAGTACAGTGTATTGCTGCCGGACGGCTCAAGGGCCTGGCTGAATGCTGCCTCCTCCCTCCGCTACCCGGTGGCCTTCAATAGCAACGAACGCAGGGTAGAGGTAAGTGGTGAGGTGTATTTCGAGATCCGCGAACAGGCACAGCAACCGGTTTTTGTGCAGGTAACCGGCGGGCCGGAAATAAGGGTGTTAGGTACAAACTTCAACGTGAATGCTTATGCCGATGAAGCCGCGGTGCATACCACATTGCTCAGCGGTAAAGTGCAGGTGGCTTCCGTGGTGTTACGCCCGGGCCAACAGGCAAGCCTGCAGCGGAGTACAGGCCGCGTGAATTTGGCCGAAGCAGACCAGGAGCAGGTAATGGCCTGGAAGAATGGCAACTTCCACTTCGACGGTGCTGACATCCGCACTATTATGCGGCAGCTCGCCCGCTGGTACGATGTAGAAGTGAACTATAAACGCGTGCCGGAAAAGAAATTCAGCGGTACCATTCCACGCAATGTGAATGTATCGCAGGTGTTTGAAATACTGGAGTTAACAGGGAACGTACATTTTAAGATAGAAGGAAATAAAATAACTGTAGATCAATAA
- a CDS encoding ABC transporter permease, with product MITYYFKIAARNLWKNKSFSAITIFGLAIGLATCILITLFVTDELSYDKFHRNYDRIYRINADFLVNGNTFRERHSPALFGEVLQHDYPQIEKYCRITLQGGVLVTRGQETIAEQHACFGDSSLFDVFTLPMLAGDAKTALREPSGLVISEKIAKKYFNSIDVVGKTLRLDNQSDYIVTGVIKDVPAQSHVHFDFIRAMAGVPESRQDQWMADNFTTYVRVRPGTTKAQLDGFLATATERYMDEPLRKMVGSSIADLKAKGEHFGYNAIRIDQIHFTFRPGQRSRAFGQHPVCIHLYRGRHYYPARRLCEFHEPFHRTFRLPRERSRHA from the coding sequence ATGATTACCTATTACTTCAAAATTGCCGCGCGCAATCTTTGGAAAAACAAAAGCTTTTCCGCCATCACGATCTTTGGTCTCGCCATTGGTCTGGCCACCTGCATATTGATTACGCTGTTCGTTACCGATGAACTGTCGTACGACAAGTTTCACCGCAATTACGATCGCATTTATCGTATTAACGCAGATTTCCTCGTGAACGGCAATACCTTCCGCGAAAGGCACTCCCCTGCGCTGTTTGGTGAAGTATTACAGCACGATTATCCACAGATAGAAAAATATTGCCGCATTACACTGCAAGGCGGCGTACTCGTAACACGCGGTCAGGAAACGATCGCAGAGCAGCATGCCTGCTTTGGCGATTCATCGCTGTTCGATGTGTTTACTTTGCCCATGCTGGCGGGAGATGCGAAAACAGCGTTACGCGAACCGAGTGGACTGGTCATCTCCGAGAAAATAGCAAAGAAATACTTTAATAGTATCGACGTAGTGGGCAAGACCCTGCGGCTGGATAACCAGAGTGATTATATCGTTACCGGCGTTATCAAAGACGTGCCGGCACAATCGCACGTACATTTCGACTTTATAAGAGCCATGGCCGGCGTGCCCGAAAGCCGCCAGGACCAATGGATGGCAGACAACTTCACCACTTATGTACGAGTCCGCCCGGGAACGACGAAAGCCCAGCTGGACGGCTTCCTCGCCACTGCCACGGAACGTTATATGGACGAGCCGCTGCGTAAGATGGTCGGTTCTTCTATCGCTGATTTAAAGGCTAAAGGAGAACACTTCGGCTACAATGCCATTCGCATCGATCAGATACATTTTACATTCCGACCTGGCCAACGAAGCCGAGCCTTCGGGCAACATCCAGTATGTATACATCTTTACCGCGGCAGGCATTATTATCCTGCTCGTCGCCTGTGTGAATTTCATGAACCTTTCCACCGCACGTTCCGCCTCCCGCGCGAAAGAAGTCGGCATGCGTAA
- a CDS encoding RNA polymerase sigma factor has protein sequence MISRRLPHEKTLLAKIAGGDRVAFKEIYDHYHPIIYNFAFRLLQSRATAQEVLQETMLKIWQQGERLHHIDNLDAYLHRMVRHHAIDLLRKSELSVRVQADIRYMLDERHNETEEGILLKETRKILEEGIRKLPRQQHLVYQLCQQQGLKYEEAAAQLNISHGTVQTHMKLALKFLRRYMAEHTDVAVLLIICRLL, from the coding sequence ATGATCTCTCGGCGCCTTCCCCATGAAAAGACGTTGCTGGCTAAAATTGCCGGGGGTGACCGCGTTGCGTTCAAAGAAATCTACGACCACTACCACCCGATCATTTATAACTTCGCTTTTCGCTTATTGCAGTCACGCGCGACGGCACAGGAAGTATTGCAGGAAACGATGCTGAAGATCTGGCAGCAGGGCGAACGATTGCATCATATCGATAACCTCGATGCTTATCTGCACCGGATGGTGAGGCACCATGCGATCGATTTGCTGCGCAAAAGTGAACTATCTGTCCGGGTACAAGCCGACATTCGTTACATGCTGGACGAGCGGCATAACGAAACGGAAGAAGGCATCCTCCTGAAAGAAACCCGTAAAATACTGGAGGAAGGCATTCGTAAACTGCCCAGGCAACAACACCTGGTTTACCAGCTTTGCCAGCAGCAGGGCCTCAAGTACGAAGAGGCGGCGGCACAACTGAATATTTCCCACGGTACAGTGCAAACGCACATGAAACTGGCGCTTAAGTTTCTGCGCCGTTATATGGCGGAACATACAGACGTGGCGGTCCTGCTCATCATCTGCCGGCTGCTCTAA
- a CDS encoding nucleoside phosphorylase, whose product MEQIAESELILNSRGALYHLDLLPEELASTIITVGDPERVRTVSKHFDKVELLRQHREFVTHTGYIGNKRISVVSTGIGTDNIDIVFNELDALANIDLATRTIKANPVSLDIIRLGTSGSLQADIPVDSFVVSTHGLGLDNLLPFYVYENTQEEGNLLEAFNTDVALVEGSANPYLVSASEKLAAEFTNGFFKGITVTCPGFYAPQGRVLRGALANPQLIDDLTTFGYDNHRITNFEMETSGIYGMGRVFGHHCLSISAIVANRIAKEFSKDGAAAVERLIDHALRVIAVLP is encoded by the coding sequence ATGGAACAGATCGCTGAATCAGAATTGATACTCAATAGCCGGGGCGCCCTCTATCACCTCGACTTGTTACCGGAAGAACTGGCCTCTACAATTATTACCGTGGGCGACCCGGAACGGGTGCGCACGGTGAGTAAACACTTCGATAAGGTGGAACTGCTGCGGCAGCACCGCGAGTTTGTGACGCATACTGGCTATATCGGGAACAAACGTATCTCGGTTGTATCCACTGGCATCGGTACCGATAATATCGATATCGTATTTAACGAACTGGACGCGCTGGCCAACATCGACCTTGCCACCCGCACGATTAAAGCAAACCCGGTGAGCCTGGATATTATTCGCCTCGGCACCTCGGGCAGCCTGCAGGCCGATATTCCCGTGGATAGCTTCGTGGTATCCACACACGGCCTGGGGCTGGACAACCTGCTGCCTTTTTATGTGTACGAGAATACGCAGGAGGAAGGTAATTTGCTGGAAGCCTTTAATACCGACGTGGCCTTAGTCGAAGGCTCCGCGAACCCATACCTGGTGAGCGCGTCGGAGAAGCTGGCGGCTGAGTTTACCAACGGTTTCTTTAAAGGCATCACGGTTACTTGTCCGGGCTTTTACGCGCCGCAGGGCCGCGTACTGCGTGGAGCATTGGCGAACCCGCAGCTCATTGATGATCTTACTACTTTCGGTTACGATAACCACCGCATCACGAACTTCGAGATGGAGACCTCGGGGATTTACGGAATGGGCAGGGTGTTCGGGCATCATTGCCTGTCCATCAGCGCGATCGTGGCCAACCGGATTGCAAAAGAGTTTAGTAAGGACGGGGCAGCCGCGGTGGAAAGACTCATCGATCATGCCCTGAGAGTGATCGCCGTATTGCCTTAA
- a CDS encoding ABC transporter permease, translating to MNLSTARSASRAKEVGMRKVLGSHRGVLIGQFLAESLLTTFGAMLLAAMLAVVLLPYLNELSGKSLQLTARHILWLAPAVVVTGLLAGSYPAFFLSSFEPIKVLKGRLAGGFRSSWLRNGLVTFQFATAILLMIGTFVIYRQLGYIRNKQLGYNREQVLVINNTRPLGAQAKGFKQEVMQMSGVQGGTMTASLPVRTDNSTNIFSKDATNSPGQVVGIDEWFVDADYIPVMGMKIASGRNFSAALPTDAQSIIINETAARLLSFTDITGKKLYTGGQPRPIIGVVKDFNAGSLHNKIAPMVFSYCDCLDNMAFRIDPRQAQATIASIEKAYESREGMTGQPFSYYFLDEAFNSLYQSEMRTAQIFIGFAVLAVLIACLGVFGLITYAAEQRMREIGIQKVLGASVTSIVAMLSANFLKLALFAAVIATPLAWYLVNKWLNNFAYRMEIGWGIFAWSVLLMVLITLITVSFRAVRAALANPVKSLKAE from the coding sequence ATGAACCTTTCCACCGCACGTTCCGCCTCCCGCGCGAAAGAAGTCGGCATGCGTAAAGTGTTGGGGTCGCATCGCGGCGTGTTGATCGGGCAATTCCTGGCAGAGTCGCTGCTCACTACCTTTGGGGCGATGCTGCTGGCCGCCATGCTGGCCGTGGTATTGCTACCGTACCTGAATGAGCTGTCGGGCAAAAGTTTGCAGCTAACTGCGCGGCACATCCTCTGGCTGGCACCGGCCGTTGTGGTGACAGGCTTACTGGCAGGCAGTTATCCTGCGTTCTTCCTTTCTTCTTTTGAACCGATAAAAGTATTGAAAGGACGTTTAGCCGGTGGCTTCAGAAGCAGCTGGTTACGGAATGGACTGGTTACCTTCCAGTTTGCGACCGCCATCCTGTTAATGATCGGCACATTTGTGATTTACAGGCAGCTGGGATACATCCGCAATAAACAACTTGGCTACAACCGTGAACAGGTGCTCGTCATCAATAATACCCGTCCGCTGGGGGCGCAGGCTAAAGGTTTTAAGCAGGAAGTGATGCAGATGAGCGGCGTGCAAGGCGGTACGATGACGGCATCGCTGCCGGTCAGAACAGACAATAGCACTAATATTTTTTCTAAGGATGCGACCAATAGTCCGGGCCAGGTAGTGGGGATAGACGAGTGGTTCGTAGACGCAGATTACATCCCCGTGATGGGTATGAAGATCGCCAGTGGCCGTAACTTTTCGGCGGCGTTACCGACCGACGCGCAATCGATCATTATCAATGAAACAGCTGCCCGACTACTTAGCTTTACGGATATTACCGGCAAGAAATTATACACTGGCGGGCAGCCCCGGCCGATCATTGGCGTAGTGAAGGATTTTAACGCCGGCTCGCTGCATAACAAGATCGCTCCCATGGTGTTTTCCTACTGCGACTGCCTCGACAACATGGCCTTCCGTATTGATCCGCGGCAGGCACAGGCCACCATCGCCTCCATCGAAAAAGCATACGAGTCGAGGGAAGGAATGACGGGCCAACCCTTCTCCTATTACTTCCTGGACGAAGCGTTTAATAGCCTGTATCAATCAGAAATGCGTACCGCGCAGATCTTTATCGGCTTCGCGGTATTGGCGGTGCTGATCGCCTGCCTGGGTGTGTTCGGGCTGATTACCTATGCGGCGGAACAGCGCATGCGGGAAATCGGCATCCAAAAGGTGTTAGGCGCATCGGTGACGAGTATTGTAGCCATGTTGTCGGCCAACTTCCTGAAGCTGGCACTGTTTGCCGCGGTTATCGCCACGCCGCTCGCCTGGTACCTCGTAAACAAGTGGCTGAACAACTTCGCTTACCGTATGGAAATCGGCTGGGGCATATTTGCCTGGTCGGTCTTACTCATGGTATTGATCACATTGATAACGGTGAGCTTCCGCGCTGTACGCGCAGCACTCGCCAACCCGGTAAAGAGCCTGAAAGCAGAATAA
- a CDS encoding RNA polymerase sigma factor → MKDALTSERELLRRIAAGDGVAFRHLFDQYRQLVFGFAYTHLRTEALADEITQEVFIKIWIAGDKLTDIQSFEPWLRTVTRNLTYSYFRKVKQQRDLLDGYASALPEEGLDTTSQDLDYGEVRRLLHNALASLTDQQRTIFRMSREENMQYKDIAAALGITEYTVNYHLKKVLAHLRDVLGNNLYALLLGVWVIFS, encoded by the coding sequence TTGAAAGATGCATTGACAAGTGAACGGGAACTGCTGCGAAGGATTGCGGCAGGTGATGGTGTGGCGTTCCGGCATCTGTTTGATCAATACCGGCAGCTGGTTTTTGGGTTTGCTTACACCCACTTACGTACGGAGGCGCTCGCCGACGAAATTACCCAGGAAGTATTCATCAAAATATGGATCGCGGGCGACAAACTCACCGACATCCAGTCTTTCGAACCCTGGTTACGCACTGTTACGAGAAATCTTACCTACTCTTATTTCCGGAAAGTAAAACAGCAGCGCGATCTGCTGGATGGCTACGCTTCGGCCCTGCCCGAAGAAGGACTGGATACCACCAGTCAGGACCTCGATTACGGCGAAGTACGCCGCCTGTTACACAATGCACTCGCGTCGCTCACCGACCAGCAACGCACCATATTCCGTATGAGCCGCGAGGAAAACATGCAGTATAAAGATATTGCCGCCGCGCTCGGCATCACCGAATACACGGTAAACTATCACCTGAAGAAGGTACTGGCCCATCTCCGTGACGTATTAGGAAATAATTTATATGCGCTCCTGTTGGGCGTGTGGGTTATTTTTTCATGA